One Nomascus leucogenys isolate Asia chromosome 22a, Asia_NLE_v1, whole genome shotgun sequence DNA segment encodes these proteins:
- the TEX22 gene encoding testis-expressed protein 22 isoform X1, which translates to MALEPLEKAGRGVESVQEAAEGLPGSRGGVGRGRENSSGGWCGEELRRELGGSTPPRGVSGWKISEVWTSSLLGLEMDSRKLSPQGKKLESHLSQEHRRSPLGLTAAWGQPSIQSSAQQGLQTQDWVCEPPERRRPGRHWSVSIDERRRLAMLGGRERPGAAGAPLHCRDIVQMVAQLVSEDVDKDVLFPHPLRSTESTNAFQAFLARSAPFWHNATFEARASRSPPS; encoded by the exons ATGGCCCTGGAACCGTTGGAGAAGGCTGGCAGAGGCGTGGAGTCCGTGCAGGAGGCTGCCGAAGGCCTTCCAGGCTCCCGGGGTGGGGTCGGCAGGGGCAGAGAGAACAGTTCGGGAGGCTGGTGTGGAGAAGAGCTGCGGCGGGAGCTGGGGGGATCCACTCCACCCAGAGGCGTCAGTGGCTGGAAG ATCTCAGAGGTGTGGACAAGCAGCCTACTAGGGCTAGAGATGGACAGCAGGAAACTGTCCCCCCAGGGGAAGAAGCTGGAGTCGCACCTCTCCCAAGAGCACAGGCGCTCCCCACTGGGCCTGACAGCAGCCTGGGGCCAGCCCAGTATCCAGAGCAGCGCTCAGCAGGGACTGCAGACTCAGGACTGG GTGTGCGAGCCGCCGGAGCGCAGGCGCCCGGGCCGCCACTGGAGCGTCAGCATCGACGAGCGCCGACGGCTGGCCATGCTGGGCGGCCGGGAGAGGCCGGGCGCCGCCGGGGCCCCGCTACACTGCAGG GACATCGTGCAGATGGTGGCCCAGCTGGTGTCGGAGGACGTGGACAAGGACGTGCTCTTTCCCCACCCGCTGAGGTCCACCGAGTCCACCAACGCCTTCCAGGCCTTCCTGGCGCGGAGTGCGCCTTTCTGGCATAATGCAACTTTCGAGGCCCGGGCCTCGAGGTCACCCCCTTCCTAA
- the TEX22 gene encoding testis-expressed protein 22 isoform X2 — MDSRKLSPQGKKLESHLSQEHRRSPLGLTAAWGQPSIQSSAQQGLQTQDWVCEPPERRRPGRHWSVSIDERRRLAMLGGRERPGAAGAPLHCRDIVQMVAQLVSEDVDKDVLFPHPLRSTESTNAFQAFLARSAPFWHNATFEARASRSPPS, encoded by the exons ATGGACAGCAGGAAACTGTCCCCCCAGGGGAAGAAGCTGGAGTCGCACCTCTCCCAAGAGCACAGGCGCTCCCCACTGGGCCTGACAGCAGCCTGGGGCCAGCCCAGTATCCAGAGCAGCGCTCAGCAGGGACTGCAGACTCAGGACTGG GTGTGCGAGCCGCCGGAGCGCAGGCGCCCGGGCCGCCACTGGAGCGTCAGCATCGACGAGCGCCGACGGCTGGCCATGCTGGGCGGCCGGGAGAGGCCGGGCGCCGCCGGGGCCCCGCTACACTGCAGG GACATCGTGCAGATGGTGGCCCAGCTGGTGTCGGAGGACGTGGACAAGGACGTGCTCTTTCCCCACCCGCTGAGGTCCACCGAGTCCACCAACGCCTTCCAGGCCTTCCTGGCGCGGAGTGCGCCTTTCTGGCATAATGCAACTTTCGAGGCCCGGGCCTCGAGGTCACCCCCTTCCTAA